Proteins found in one Methylobacterium sp. CB376 genomic segment:
- a CDS encoding MBL fold metallo-hydrolase yields MKRRRLISLASAVTVMTLGGVGYAAHRRSQNPYYRGPVSDHFDGTRFFSPGQAQDKDLVELARWQLGRSRENWPRRWPSPFAADVPPERVAGLRVVHIGHASLLIQVAGRNILVDPVYGKRASPVGFAGPKRVNPPGIAFADLPPIDAVLITHNHYDHLDGPTLARLWATHQPLVVAPLGNDAIIRSYDDAITVETRDWGGEVDLGGGITVHLVPAYHWSARGVNDRRMALWCAFVLTTPHGTLYHVGDTGYGDGAIFAPVRERFGPVRLATLPIGAYEPRWFMQPQHVNPEEALRIAQAVEARQALGHHWGTFRLTNEGIAEPEAALGAALAAAEVPPERFLALRPGQVWEG; encoded by the coding sequence ATGAAGCGCAGGCGCCTCATCAGTCTCGCGAGCGCCGTCACGGTCATGACGCTGGGCGGGGTCGGCTACGCGGCCCACCGGCGCAGCCAGAATCCCTATTACCGGGGGCCGGTCAGCGACCACTTCGACGGGACGCGCTTCTTCTCGCCCGGTCAGGCCCAGGACAAGGACCTGGTCGAACTGGCGCGCTGGCAGCTCGGCCGGAGCCGGGAGAATTGGCCGCGGCGCTGGCCGAGCCCCTTTGCGGCGGACGTGCCGCCCGAGCGGGTGGCGGGCCTGCGCGTCGTCCATATCGGGCATGCGAGCCTGCTGATCCAGGTGGCGGGCCGCAACATCCTGGTCGACCCGGTCTACGGCAAGCGGGCGAGCCCGGTGGGCTTCGCCGGGCCCAAACGCGTCAATCCGCCGGGGATCGCCTTCGCGGACCTCCCGCCCATCGACGCGGTGCTGATCACCCACAACCACTACGACCATCTCGACGGTCCGACGCTGGCGCGGCTGTGGGCGACCCACCAGCCGCTCGTCGTCGCGCCGCTCGGGAACGACGCCATCATCCGCTCCTACGACGACGCGATCACGGTGGAGACCCGCGACTGGGGCGGCGAGGTCGATCTCGGCGGCGGGATCACGGTGCACCTCGTGCCGGCCTATCACTGGTCCGCCCGGGGGGTGAACGATCGGCGCATGGCCCTGTGGTGCGCCTTCGTGCTGACGACGCCGCACGGCACCCTCTACCATGTCGGGGATACGGGCTACGGCGACGGCGCGATCTTCGCGCCGGTGCGCGAGCGCTTCGGCCCGGTCCGCCTCGCCACCCTGCCGATCGGCGCCTACGAGCCGCGCTGGTTCATGCAGCCCCAGCACGTCAATCCGGAGGAGGCGCTGCGCATCGCGCAGGCCGTCGAGGCGCGCCAAGCCCTCGGCCACCATTGGGGAACGTTCCGCCTCACCAACGAGGGCATCGCCGAGCCGGAGGCCGCCCTCGGCGCCGCGCTGGCGGCCGCCGAGGTCCCGCCCGAGCGCTTCCTCGCCCTGCGCCCGGGGCAGGTCTGGGAGGGCTGA
- a CDS encoding PilZ domain-containing protein codes for MSEHRREVRLRTFLKGRIVFNNGNSSMDCLVRDLSATGARLALSETAVLPDAFDLHIPAKDKVYKAALRWRRADGVGVAFQEDAAVAAPAAPTPGADVPAAVLMHRIRELEAENATLRRLLVEAEAAAMERLA; via the coding sequence ATGTCTGAGCATCGCAGAGAGGTGCGCCTGAGGACCTTCCTCAAGGGACGCATCGTCTTCAACAACGGCAACTCGTCGATGGACTGCCTGGTCCGGGACTTGTCGGCGACCGGCGCGCGGCTCGCGCTCAGCGAGACGGCGGTGCTGCCCGACGCGTTCGACCTGCACATCCCGGCCAAGGACAAGGTCTACAAGGCCGCCCTGCGCTGGCGCCGGGCGGACGGGGTCGGCGTCGCCTTCCAGGAGGATGCCGCGGTCGCGGCCCCCGCCGCCCCGACGCCGGGGGCCGACGTGCCGGCGGCCGTTCTCATGCACCGCATCCGCGAACTCGAGGCCGAGAACGCCACGCTGCGCCGCCTCCTGGTCGAGGCGGAGGCGGCGGCCATGGAGCGCCTCGCCTGA